From Segatella copri, the proteins below share one genomic window:
- a CDS encoding acyl-CoA carboxylase subunit beta, translating into MSKQVEKIKELIAKREQARLGGGEKAIEKQHARGKYTARERIEMLVDAGSFEEYDMFKLHRCTNFGMEKKQYLGDGVVAGSATIAGRLVYVYAQDFTVNGGSLSETMAQKICKVMDMAMTMGAPVICMNDSGGARIQEGICALAGYGEIFERNILASGVIPQISAIMGPCAGGAVYSPALTDFIIMKEQTSYMFLTGPKVVKTVTGEDIDAEHLGGASVHATKSGVTHFAAKAEEEAIEMIKSLLSYIPSNNTEEAPRVECTDPIDRMDDTLNEIIPDDPNQAYDMYKVIGAVTDNGEFFEVQPKFAKNIITGFARFNGQSVGIVANQPAAYAGVLDVNASRKAARFVRFCDAFNIPIVSLVDVPGFLPGTGQEYNAVILHGAQLLYAYGEATVPKITITLRKSYGGSHIVMGCKQLRADLNFAWPSSEIAVMGASGAVAVLCGKEAKAKKEAGEDVKAFLAEKEQEYTDKFANPYQAAQYGYIDDVIEPRNTRFRICRGLAQLATKRQSLPAKKHGCMPM; encoded by the coding sequence ATGAGCAAACAAGTAGAAAAGATTAAGGAGCTGATCGCTAAGCGCGAACAGGCTCGTCTTGGCGGTGGCGAGAAGGCCATCGAGAAGCAGCATGCACGTGGCAAATATACCGCTCGTGAGCGTATCGAAATGTTGGTAGATGCCGGCAGTTTCGAGGAGTATGATATGTTCAAGTTGCATCGTTGCACTAACTTTGGCATGGAGAAGAAGCAGTACCTCGGTGATGGTGTTGTAGCCGGTAGCGCTACTATAGCTGGCCGTCTGGTTTACGTATATGCTCAGGACTTCACCGTAAATGGTGGTTCACTCTCTGAGACTATGGCACAGAAGATCTGCAAGGTAATGGATATGGCTATGACTATGGGTGCACCTGTTATCTGCATGAACGACTCTGGTGGTGCTCGTATTCAGGAAGGTATCTGCGCCCTCGCTGGTTATGGTGAGATTTTCGAGCGCAACATCCTCGCTTCTGGTGTCATCCCACAGATTTCTGCTATCATGGGCCCTTGCGCCGGTGGTGCCGTTTACTCTCCAGCTTTGACCGACTTCATCATCATGAAGGAGCAGACTTCTTACATGTTCCTGACTGGTCCTAAGGTTGTCAAGACCGTAACTGGTGAGGACATCGATGCAGAGCACCTCGGTGGTGCATCTGTTCACGCAACCAAGAGTGGTGTTACCCACTTCGCTGCTAAGGCAGAGGAAGAGGCTATCGAGATGATCAAGAGCCTTCTCTCTTACATCCCTAGCAACAATACAGAAGAGGCTCCACGCGTAGAGTGCACAGACCCTATCGACCGCATGGACGATACTCTGAACGAGATTATCCCAGACGATCCAAACCAGGCATACGATATGTATAAGGTGATCGGTGCTGTAACCGATAACGGTGAGTTCTTCGAGGTTCAGCCTAAGTTCGCCAAGAACATCATTACAGGTTTCGCCCGCTTCAATGGTCAGAGCGTTGGTATCGTAGCCAACCAGCCAGCAGCTTACGCAGGTGTACTCGATGTAAACGCTAGCCGCAAGGCAGCACGCTTCGTCCGTTTCTGCGATGCCTTCAATATTCCTATCGTATCTCTCGTTGACGTACCAGGATTCTTGCCAGGTACAGGTCAGGAGTACAACGCTGTCATCCTCCACGGTGCACAGTTGCTCTACGCTTACGGCGAGGCTACCGTGCCAAAGATTACTATCACATTGCGTAAGAGCTATGGTGGTAGCCACATCGTGATGGGTTGCAAGCAGTTGCGTGCCGACTTGAACTTCGCTTGGCCATCTTCAGAGATTGCTGTAATGGGTGCCAGCGGTGCCGTTGCCGTTCTCTGTGGTAAGGAAGCTAAGGCTAAGAAGGAAGCTGGCGAGGATGTAAAGGCATTCCTGGCTGAGAAGGAGCAGGAGTATACTGACAAGTTTGCTAATCCATATCAGGCAGCTCAGTATGGTTACATCGATGATGTCATCGAGCCACGTAACACCCGTTTCCGCATCTGCCGTGGTTTGGCTCAGCTCGCTACCAAGCGTCAGAGCTTGCCAGCTAAGAAGCATGGCTGTATGCCAATGTAA
- a CDS encoding type II toxin-antitoxin system RelE/ParE family toxin: MAKVTLRNSFLQIYKETTDYSYQNFGRLCVQRFDESLQAIINRLCKHPLSSPKEPLLKRFHRPYHSAIIKENWKIIYRYDEANDLVIFVDLWDMRRSPRYLIRQFKRKL; the protein is encoded by the coding sequence ATGGCTAAAGTAACACTACGCAATAGCTTTCTTCAAATTTATAAAGAAACAACCGACTATAGTTATCAAAACTTTGGTCGACTTTGCGTTCAAAGATTTGACGAAAGCTTGCAAGCAATAATAAACAGACTTTGCAAACATCCTCTTTCTTCACCCAAAGAGCCATTGCTTAAGCGATTCCACCGCCCTTACCATAGTGCTATCATCAAGGAAAATTGGAAGATTATCTATCGATACGATGAAGCCAACGACCTCGTCATTTTCGTAGATTTATGGGATATGAGAAGAAGCCCCAGATATCTGATTAGACAATTCAAAAGAAAACTATAA
- a CDS encoding biotin/lipoyl-containing protein, translating into MKEFKYTIDGKEYKVQIDAVEGNIASVNVNGEAYKVEMEQEAEPEKKKVVLGQPAAASDDVEATPAANVNTANAVKAPLPGTITSIEVAVGQEVKAGDTVVVLEAMKMQNNIEAEKDGKVTAICVKPGQAVLEEDALVVIE; encoded by the coding sequence ATGAAAGAGTTTAAATATACAATTGACGGAAAAGAATACAAGGTTCAGATTGACGCTGTTGAGGGTAACATCGCAAGCGTGAACGTGAATGGCGAAGCATACAAGGTTGAGATGGAACAGGAGGCTGAGCCAGAGAAGAAGAAGGTTGTGCTCGGTCAGCCAGCAGCTGCATCTGATGATGTTGAGGCTACTCCAGCAGCCAATGTAAATACAGCCAATGCTGTAAAGGCTCCTCTCCCTGGTACTATCACCAGCATCGAGGTAGCTGTTGGTCAGGAGGTAAAGGCAGGTGATACTGTTGTCGTTCTCGAGGCTATGAAGATGCAGAACAACATCGAGGCTGAGAAGGATGGCAAGGTTACAGCTATCTGCGTAAAACCTGGTCAGGCTGTGCTTGAAGAGGATGCACTCGTAGTTATCGAGTAA
- a CDS encoding HesA/MoeB/ThiF family protein, with the protein MIDLTEEQIERYSRHILLQDVGLEGQEKLLNAKVLIIGAGGLGSPVALYLAAAGVGHIGIVDADVVDLSNLQRQVIHQTKDLNTPKVESAKEKMIAINPDVEVTTYHTFLASDNAEEIIKPWDFVIDCTDNFPVKFLINDACVRLGKAFSHGGILRFQGQTFTHLPGTACYRCFFKEPPPAGTVPTSSQAGVLGAIAGMLGTIQAAEALKYFLGVGELLTDRLLTFDAKTMNFRTIKVKKRASCEICGDHPTIDHLIDYEQAACDLKHH; encoded by the coding sequence ATGATAGATTTAACAGAAGAACAGATAGAAAGATACAGCCGCCACATCCTCCTTCAGGATGTAGGCCTCGAGGGGCAGGAAAAGCTCCTCAATGCCAAGGTGCTCATCATTGGTGCCGGAGGATTGGGTTCCCCAGTTGCCCTCTACCTCGCTGCGGCTGGCGTGGGACATATCGGTATCGTGGATGCCGATGTGGTTGACCTCAGCAACCTGCAACGACAGGTCATCCACCAGACAAAGGACTTGAACACCCCTAAGGTGGAAAGCGCCAAGGAGAAGATGATTGCCATCAATCCTGATGTGGAGGTAACAACCTACCATACCTTCCTCGCCTCAGACAATGCCGAGGAAATCATCAAGCCATGGGATTTCGTCATTGATTGCACCGACAACTTCCCGGTGAAGTTCCTCATCAATGATGCCTGTGTGCGACTGGGCAAGGCATTCTCGCATGGCGGCATCCTGAGATTCCAGGGGCAGACCTTCACCCATCTTCCAGGCACGGCTTGTTACCGTTGTTTCTTCAAGGAGCCACCTCCAGCAGGCACTGTTCCTACCAGTAGCCAGGCAGGAGTCCTTGGTGCCATCGCTGGTATGCTCGGAACCATCCAGGCTGCCGAGGCGTTGAAGTACTTCCTCGGTGTGGGCGAACTGCTCACCGACCGATTGCTCACCTTCGATGCCAAGACGATGAACTTCCGCACCATCAAGGTAAAGAAGCGTGCATCCTGCGAAATCTGCGGCGACCACCCTACCATCGATCATCTCATCGACTATGAGCAGGCTGCGTGTGATTTGAAACACCACTAA
- a CDS encoding DEAD/DEAH box helicase, which translates to MDKINDNIVDISYQQTGKSSNTNELGMREMQAKAYEARNHRFLLIKAPPASGKSRALMFIALDKLKNQGIKKVVVAVPEKSIGRSFQNTDLMKYGFFADWRVAQQYNLCDNNLCDSTDEKVKAVRFKNFFHQYKNNILVCAHATLRNGMKEISDEEFNDCLLAIDEFHHTSADVNSGLGDIVRRVMNNSTGHIVAMTGSYFRGDGVPVLRAEDEARFFPVTYNYYQQLNGYRYLKDLVLGYHFYHGSYLDHIAEVLDTTKKTIIHIPSVNSRASSGLGKYTEVDEIIKIIGKVEERDYNNGGIYHIRTKDGRLLKVADLVEDHAETRNLVQGYLQRIKKRDDVDIIIALGTAKEGFDWQWCEECLTIGVRGSLTEVVQIIGRCTRDCEGKETAKFVNMIGMPDANQPDVKVAVNDFLKAITASLLMEQVMAPSWHFKTVKDVDSDEGSPLDARTLVIEGLKPLSSEKTKMIVEEQLDDLKASILQDELVVKAISGSTTAETITKALIPKVIREKYPDLSEDEVEEVRQRLLLDTLVKGGEVVDDKGNPIDFDASKNDEEKESEGNRLIKLANRMININQLNINLIDSINPFQRAYEMLSKNIDKSTLKIIQDTIAEQKFDMTLEQAIILFKGPYRKWVEEHNEQRPDINDPDPKVRELAAAFQKIKNLKIRKMRGLEYEPEK; encoded by the coding sequence ATGGACAAGATAAATGATAATATCGTTGATATTTCGTATCAGCAAACGGGTAAATCGAGTAATACGAATGAACTCGGTATGCGAGAGATGCAAGCCAAGGCTTACGAAGCCCGCAACCATCGCTTTCTGCTTATCAAGGCGCCACCGGCATCTGGCAAGAGTCGCGCCTTGATGTTCATCGCCCTGGATAAGCTGAAGAATCAGGGCATCAAGAAGGTAGTAGTGGCTGTACCGGAAAAGAGTATCGGCCGCTCTTTCCAAAACACCGACCTGATGAAGTATGGCTTCTTCGCCGATTGGAGGGTGGCGCAACAGTATAATCTTTGCGATAATAATCTTTGCGATTCTACCGACGAGAAAGTTAAGGCGGTACGCTTTAAAAATTTCTTCCATCAATATAAAAACAATATCCTGGTTTGCGCCCATGCCACACTAAGAAACGGCATGAAGGAAATAAGTGACGAGGAGTTTAATGATTGCCTCTTGGCGATAGATGAGTTCCATCATACTAGTGCTGATGTGAACAGCGGACTGGGCGATATTGTGCGCCGGGTGATGAATAATTCCACCGGTCATATTGTTGCCATGACGGGCAGTTACTTCCGTGGCGATGGCGTTCCGGTATTGAGGGCAGAGGATGAGGCCCGTTTCTTCCCAGTAACCTACAACTATTATCAGCAACTCAACGGTTATCGCTATCTCAAGGACCTCGTCCTGGGCTATCACTTCTATCACGGCAGTTATCTCGACCATATCGCCGAGGTGCTGGATACTACCAAGAAGACCATCATTCATATTCCGAGTGTCAACTCCCGTGCATCCAGCGGTTTGGGCAAATATACGGAGGTGGATGAAATCATCAAGATTATCGGTAAGGTAGAGGAACGGGATTACAACAATGGCGGCATCTATCACATCAGAACAAAGGACGGCAGACTGCTGAAGGTTGCCGATCTGGTGGAAGACCACGCCGAGACTCGCAACCTGGTGCAGGGATATTTGCAGCGGATAAAGAAGCGTGATGATGTAGATATTATCATCGCTCTGGGTACTGCCAAGGAAGGTTTCGACTGGCAATGGTGTGAGGAATGTCTGACCATCGGCGTGCGTGGTTCGCTGACCGAAGTGGTGCAGATTATCGGAAGATGTACCCGTGATTGCGAAGGCAAGGAGACGGCAAAGTTTGTGAACATGATAGGAATGCCTGATGCCAATCAGCCCGATGTGAAGGTGGCGGTGAACGACTTTCTGAAAGCCATTACGGCTTCGCTTCTGATGGAGCAGGTGATGGCGCCTAGTTGGCATTTCAAGACGGTGAAGGATGTGGATAGTGATGAGGGTAGTCCGCTGGATGCCCGTACCCTGGTGATAGAGGGCTTGAAACCTTTGTCGAGCGAGAAGACGAAGATGATTGTAGAGGAGCAGTTGGATGATTTGAAGGCTTCTATCTTACAAGACGAACTGGTGGTGAAAGCCATCAGCGGAAGTACTACGGCTGAAACCATCACCAAAGCGCTCATTCCGAAAGTGATTCGTGAAAAGTATCCGGATTTGAGCGAGGACGAAGTGGAAGAAGTTCGCCAGCGCCTGCTGCTTGATACCCTAGTAAAAGGTGGCGAAGTGGTGGATGATAAGGGAAATCCTATCGATTTCGATGCTTCGAAGAACGACGAGGAGAAGGAGTCAGAAGGCAATCGCCTTATCAAGTTGGCAAATCGTATGATCAATATCAACCAGTTGAATATCAATCTGATTGATTCCATCAATCCGTTCCAGCGTGCTTACGAGATGCTTTCGAAGAATATCGACAAATCGACCTTGAAGATTATCCAAGACACGATAGCGGAACAGAAGTTTGATATGACCCTGGAACAAGCCATCATCCTCTTCAAGGGGCCGTACAGAAAATGGGTGGAAGAGCACAATGAACAACGACCAGACATCAATGACCCAGACCCAAAGGTGAGAGAACTGGCAGCTGCCTTCCAGAAAATCAAGAACTTGAAAATAAGAAAAATGAGAGGCTTGGAATATGAGCCGGAAAAGTAA
- a CDS encoding GIY-YIG nuclease family protein, with translation MDIDKELEDIFSDPLMDVSYQEAKLFDVPADMKGVMAQKKDVPDHVAQRKLCENFAQFKLLFEQVHQDLKTGKRQLQRISKTTSLLAGRYYLVDGQMVLLYEIIEKKKGTNGLPDGRTRCIYENGTESDIYLQTLRKNVVASGYAITEILEETDAHFFNPEDVKQEDQVTGYIYVLRSKSENPEIRNIKNLYKIGFSTNRVEERVANAEHEPTYLMAPVEIVSTYKIVNMHSQKFEDLVHQVLQTVNFRFRVADDKGEMHEATEWYQVPLEIIDSIIQKIMNGTIIYFSYNKEQQCLEQRIEKKPSQLNLSGLKVLTLIIEKQYFEEIVSGVKTEEYRSLKQTTLNKYTYIDEADGKRYLRRFDAIRFYVGYHSDRDSAVVQVLDTTYEDGLVTYHLGKVLEVIRGKENK, from the coding sequence ATGGATATTGATAAAGAATTAGAAGATATATTCAGCGACCCTTTGATGGATGTTTCCTATCAGGAGGCAAAACTTTTCGATGTGCCTGCCGACATGAAAGGCGTGATGGCTCAGAAGAAGGATGTGCCCGACCATGTGGCGCAAAGAAAACTGTGTGAGAATTTCGCACAGTTTAAGCTGCTCTTCGAACAGGTGCATCAGGATTTGAAGACCGGGAAGCGACAGTTGCAGAGAATCTCGAAGACGACGAGCTTATTGGCTGGACGCTATTATCTTGTAGATGGTCAGATGGTTTTGTTATATGAGATTATTGAGAAGAAAAAGGGTACTAATGGTTTGCCCGATGGCAGAACCCGCTGTATCTATGAAAATGGTACGGAGTCGGATATCTATCTCCAGACACTTCGCAAGAATGTGGTGGCAAGTGGTTATGCCATCACCGAAATTTTGGAGGAAACAGATGCCCATTTCTTCAATCCTGAGGATGTGAAGCAGGAAGACCAGGTGACGGGTTATATCTACGTGCTTCGTTCGAAATCTGAGAATCCGGAAATTCGTAACATCAAGAATCTATATAAAATAGGTTTCTCTACGAATCGGGTAGAGGAACGTGTGGCAAATGCCGAGCACGAGCCTACTTATCTGATGGCACCTGTAGAGATAGTAAGCACTTACAAGATAGTGAACATGCACTCCCAGAAGTTTGAGGACCTGGTGCATCAGGTGTTGCAGACGGTGAACTTCCGTTTCAGGGTGGCTGATGATAAGGGAGAGATGCATGAGGCTACGGAATGGTATCAGGTTCCGCTGGAAATCATCGACAGTATCATTCAGAAAATCATGAATGGCACTATCATCTACTTTTCCTACAATAAGGAACAGCAATGTCTGGAGCAGCGAATAGAGAAAAAGCCATCGCAGTTAAATCTGTCGGGCTTGAAGGTTTTGACGCTGATTATTGAGAAACAGTATTTCGAGGAGATTGTATCTGGTGTGAAGACCGAGGAGTACCGTTCGCTGAAGCAGACCACGCTTAACAAATATACTTATATTGATGAGGCTGATGGCAAGCGTTATCTCCGTCGTTTTGATGCGATAAGGTTTTATGTGGGTTATCATTCGGATAGGGATAGTGCCGTGGTTCAGGTATTGGATACTACCTATGAGGATGGCTTGGTAACTTATCATCTCGGAAAGGTATTGGAGGTGATAAGAGGAAAGGAAAATAAATAA